Proteins from a single region of Chloroherpeton thalassium ATCC 35110:
- the purL gene encoding phosphoribosylformylglycinamidine synthase subunit PurL, which translates to MSTSEPLVNLDVAREHGLLDEEFEKILKILNRNPTYTEIGVFSVMWSEHCSYKNSIHVLKTLPREGENLLAKAGDENAGLVDIGNGLAVAFKIESHNHPSAVEPYQGAATGVGGIHRDIFTMGARPIASLNSLRFGNIQDSKVQYLFDGVVRGIGDYGNSFGVPTVAGEVYFENCYAGNPLVNAMSVGIVEEGNFVSAIAQGIENPVLIVGSSTGRDGIHGATFASEELTEESEQKRPSVQVGDPFAEKLLLEATLEAIKTGLIVGLQDMGAAGITSSTSEMSARGIERNGQGGIEINLDLVPTREDAMSAYEIMLSESQERMLVVVKKGYEQEIIDIYKKWNLNAVVIGKVTNDNLLRVWHNGQKVVEIPAIELVLGGGAPVYQRETREQKPNTKYPSLKPDSSINFKEETFNLISHPNIASKHWVFEQYDSMVRTNTAQPVGATDAAVIRLKNTNTALAMKTDCNSRYVYLNPKKGGMIAVAECARNLVCTGAKPLAVTNCLNFGNPYKPEIYYQFKESVAGMGDACRTFDTPVTGGNVSFYNESDVNGNKVAVYPTPVIGMIGLIDDNDHILSANFQHENDLVVLLGSAHADDLNGSEFLKVHYGELGVDAPEFDLAFEKKLQALMLQLTSNKLLSSAHDVSDGGLITCLIESAILSHETALGAKIHFQFVPNDDPAKIQKLLFSEAQGRIVVSLNQKHLNALNAAAQELEIPLTVLGHVSNDEKLSLQYNEEVLFDLNLKEVSDRYYSALENFLAK; encoded by the coding sequence ATGAGTACTTCAGAACCACTTGTGAACCTTGATGTAGCAAGAGAACATGGCTTGCTTGATGAGGAATTCGAAAAAATTTTGAAAATCTTAAACCGAAATCCGACTTACACCGAAATTGGCGTATTTTCAGTGATGTGGTCAGAGCATTGCAGCTACAAAAACTCAATTCATGTTTTGAAGACACTCCCACGAGAAGGAGAAAATTTATTGGCCAAAGCAGGTGACGAAAATGCCGGGTTGGTTGATATTGGCAATGGTTTAGCAGTTGCATTCAAAATAGAATCACACAATCACCCATCAGCTGTTGAGCCCTACCAAGGGGCCGCGACTGGCGTTGGCGGGATTCATAGAGATATCTTTACAATGGGTGCTCGCCCAATTGCATCACTCAATTCCCTCCGCTTTGGAAATATTCAAGATAGCAAAGTGCAATATCTTTTTGACGGCGTTGTTCGCGGGATTGGAGATTATGGGAATTCTTTCGGTGTTCCGACTGTCGCAGGCGAAGTTTATTTCGAGAACTGCTACGCGGGAAATCCTTTAGTAAATGCGATGTCCGTCGGAATTGTTGAGGAAGGAAATTTTGTTAGCGCGATTGCGCAAGGGATTGAAAACCCTGTTCTCATTGTAGGCTCTTCAACTGGACGCGATGGGATTCATGGCGCAACTTTTGCCTCAGAGGAACTTACTGAAGAGTCAGAACAAAAAAGGCCGAGCGTACAAGTTGGCGATCCGTTCGCCGAGAAATTGCTCCTTGAAGCAACATTAGAAGCTATCAAAACAGGACTGATTGTTGGGCTCCAAGACATGGGCGCTGCTGGCATCACCAGTTCCACTTCAGAAATGTCTGCTCGCGGCATTGAGCGAAATGGCCAAGGCGGAATTGAAATCAACTTGGATTTAGTACCGACTCGTGAGGACGCAATGTCTGCATATGAGATTATGCTTTCCGAGTCTCAAGAACGCATGCTTGTTGTCGTCAAAAAAGGTTACGAGCAAGAAATTATTGACATTTATAAAAAGTGGAATCTAAATGCCGTTGTAATTGGAAAAGTCACCAACGATAACCTCTTGCGCGTGTGGCATAACGGCCAAAAAGTTGTTGAAATTCCAGCCATTGAACTGGTCTTGGGAGGCGGCGCACCTGTTTATCAACGCGAAACCCGCGAGCAAAAGCCAAATACAAAATACCCGAGTTTGAAACCGGATTCTTCTATTAACTTCAAAGAAGAAACATTCAATCTTATTTCTCACCCAAATATTGCCAGCAAGCACTGGGTTTTTGAGCAATACGATTCTATGGTTAGAACAAACACAGCACAGCCTGTCGGTGCTACTGATGCGGCAGTCATTCGCTTGAAAAATACAAATACCGCGCTGGCAATGAAAACCGACTGCAATTCACGATATGTTTATCTAAATCCGAAGAAAGGCGGTATGATTGCAGTGGCTGAATGTGCTCGGAATTTAGTCTGTACTGGAGCGAAACCTTTAGCTGTAACAAACTGCTTGAACTTCGGAAATCCATACAAACCCGAAATTTATTACCAGTTTAAAGAATCTGTCGCTGGTATGGGCGATGCTTGCCGCACGTTTGATACACCTGTTACAGGCGGAAATGTCAGTTTTTATAACGAGTCAGACGTAAATGGCAACAAAGTTGCAGTTTATCCAACACCGGTTATTGGAATGATTGGGCTGATCGATGATAATGATCATATTTTAAGCGCAAATTTTCAACACGAAAATGATCTCGTTGTTCTTCTTGGCAGCGCTCATGCTGATGATTTGAATGGTTCGGAGTTTCTCAAAGTACATTATGGGGAACTTGGAGTCGATGCGCCTGAGTTTGATTTAGCATTTGAGAAAAAGCTTCAAGCGCTGATGCTTCAACTTACCTCAAACAAATTGCTTTCTTCGGCACATGATGTCTCTGACGGTGGACTTATTACTTGTTTGATAGAATCGGCCATTCTTAGTCATGAAACTGCGCTCGGAGCAAAAATCCATTTTCAATTTGTGCCAAACGACGATCCGGCAAAAATCCAGAAACTTCTTTTCTCCGAAGCCCAAGGAAGAATTGTTGTTTCATTAAACCAAAAGCACTTAAATGCGCTTAACGCTGCAGCGCAAGAACTTGAAATTCCATTAACAGTGTTAGGGCACGTCTCAAACGATGAGAAATTATCTCTTCAATACAACGAGGAAGTGCTTTTTGACCTCAATCTAAAGGAAGTCTCGGATCGCTATTATTCAGCTTTGGAAAATTTTCTTGCAAAATAA
- the secA gene encoding preprotein translocase subunit SecA — translation MLKFIEKIFGSKHDRDIKRLWPIVDEINEHFESYKSLSDEALRGKTQELKEQIKEHISDIEQSIITEKKQLENLELTIEEAESIQEKIEGIEKELHDATEEALNEVLPEAFAIVKETARRLVGKEYPVMGSTNIWNMVPYDVQLIGGIVLHQGKISEMATGEGKTLVAVLPTFLNALTGKGVHIVTVNDYLAQRDKEWMTPIFEFHGLTVGAILGNMPPYQRKEQYACDITYGTNNEFGFDYLRDNMAGDPEDVVQREFNYAIIDEVDSVLIDEARTPLIISGPVPNADVNKYNEIKPRVERLVRAQQNLVAKILTETEKAIKTPNKADKDAEFNIGLGLLRAKRGQPKNNKFIKLIGEPNAARFMQTVENEFLKDNARRMHEVDEELYFSIDEKNHTIELTEKGREFMTDTHEDPDFFVLPDVGTEISKIDSDATLSEQDKVQKKDELYRLFSVRSERIHNVSQLLRAFSLYTRDDEYVVQDGKVLIVDEFTGRILPGRRYSDGLHQALEAKEGVKIEGETQTMATITLQNFFRLYKKLAGMTGTAETEASEFFEIYKLDVVVIPTNKPIVRKDQEDLIFKTKREKYNAVINKIQELQEKGQPVLVGTTSVDVSETLSRMLKMKHIEHNVLNAKQHAREADVVANAGHKRAVTIATNMAGRGTDIKLGEGITEVGGLFILGTERHESRRIDRQLRGRAGRQGDPGTSVFYVSLEDDLMRLFGSDRVISVMDKLGHQEGDVIEHSMVTKSIERAQRRVEEQNFAIRKRLLEYDNVMNQQREVIYTRRRKALEKRRLRIEIFDLLRDYADKHAEKFYQALDKDGLEEQVLRELSVDIKLTVDAFEKLGEDGIADKIYNTAVDFYKRKEELLGNDIMAQIEKYSVLGVIDQKWREHLRDIDDLKEGINLRAYGQKDPLLEYKQEAFKLFVDLLEEISTETLSFAFKLFPQQAAERATFIPERSRVRQERLVAQHEVAQSAYATAAPAAETTTTAKAADAARQQPPAAENEEQKRQPVHVEKTPGRNDPCPCGSGKKYKHCHGRNA, via the coding sequence ATGCTAAAGTTTATTGAAAAAATATTCGGTTCGAAGCACGATAGAGACATCAAGCGCTTGTGGCCAATTGTAGATGAGATTAATGAGCATTTTGAATCCTATAAAAGTTTGTCGGACGAGGCGTTGCGAGGAAAAACCCAAGAACTTAAAGAGCAAATTAAGGAACACATAAGCGACATTGAGCAGTCAATTATAACCGAAAAGAAACAGTTAGAAAACTTAGAGCTCACCATAGAAGAAGCCGAGAGCATCCAAGAAAAAATTGAGGGGATTGAAAAAGAACTGCACGATGCCACTGAAGAAGCGCTAAACGAAGTTTTACCAGAAGCCTTTGCAATCGTCAAAGAAACTGCGCGGCGTTTGGTCGGAAAAGAATATCCGGTGATGGGCAGCACCAACATCTGGAACATGGTTCCTTACGATGTGCAGCTCATCGGCGGAATTGTGCTGCATCAAGGCAAAATTTCAGAAATGGCGACCGGCGAAGGTAAAACGCTGGTTGCAGTGTTGCCGACATTCCTCAATGCCTTGACCGGAAAAGGCGTGCATATCGTCACAGTCAATGATTATTTGGCGCAGCGCGATAAAGAATGGATGACGCCCATTTTTGAATTTCATGGGTTGACTGTTGGCGCGATCCTTGGCAACATGCCGCCGTATCAGCGAAAAGAACAATACGCTTGCGATATTACCTACGGCACAAACAACGAATTTGGCTTCGATTACCTGCGCGACAACATGGCTGGCGACCCTGAAGATGTTGTACAACGAGAATTTAATTATGCGATTATCGACGAGGTTGATAGCGTTTTGATCGACGAAGCGCGCACGCCGCTTATTATTTCAGGTCCCGTGCCAAACGCGGATGTCAATAAGTACAATGAAATCAAACCGCGTGTAGAACGCTTGGTTCGTGCTCAGCAAAACCTCGTTGCCAAAATTCTGACCGAAACCGAAAAAGCCATTAAAACCCCAAACAAAGCTGATAAAGATGCGGAGTTCAATATCGGGTTGGGCTTGCTTCGCGCCAAACGCGGTCAACCCAAAAACAACAAGTTTATTAAGCTGATTGGCGAGCCAAACGCCGCCAGATTCATGCAAACTGTTGAGAATGAGTTTCTCAAAGATAACGCTCGCCGAATGCACGAGGTCGATGAAGAGCTTTACTTCTCCATTGATGAAAAAAATCACACCATTGAGCTGACGGAAAAAGGTCGGGAGTTTATGACCGACACACACGAAGACCCAGACTTTTTCGTTTTGCCTGATGTTGGAACAGAAATTTCGAAAATAGATTCGGACGCGACTCTCTCTGAACAAGATAAGGTTCAGAAAAAAGACGAGCTTTACCGGCTGTTCTCGGTTCGTTCAGAGCGGATTCACAATGTGTCGCAGCTTTTAAGAGCGTTTTCGCTTTACACGCGCGACGACGAATATGTGGTTCAAGACGGCAAAGTGCTAATTGTTGATGAATTCACAGGCCGTATTTTGCCCGGTCGCCGTTATAGCGACGGATTGCACCAAGCGCTCGAAGCCAAAGAAGGCGTCAAAATCGAGGGGGAAACCCAAACGATGGCCACCATTACGCTGCAAAATTTCTTCCGTCTCTATAAAAAACTTGCAGGCATGACGGGCACGGCTGAAACCGAAGCGTCGGAATTTTTCGAAATTTATAAGCTCGATGTGGTGGTCATCCCAACGAACAAACCTATTGTTCGAAAAGATCAAGAGGATTTGATTTTCAAAACGAAGCGCGAAAAATACAACGCGGTTATTAATAAAATTCAGGAGCTTCAAGAAAAAGGCCAACCGGTGTTAGTTGGTACAACGAGCGTGGATGTTTCCGAAACGCTTTCTCGTATGCTGAAAATGAAACACATCGAACATAACGTTTTGAACGCAAAGCAGCACGCGCGCGAAGCGGATGTTGTTGCGAACGCTGGCCATAAACGCGCCGTTACGATTGCCACAAACATGGCGGGTCGTGGTACAGACATCAAACTGGGCGAAGGCATTACAGAGGTTGGCGGGTTGTTTATTTTGGGAACAGAACGCCACGAGTCGCGCCGAATCGACCGCCAGCTTCGCGGTCGCGCCGGACGACAAGGTGATCCTGGAACTTCAGTTTTCTATGTTTCTTTAGAAGATGATCTGATGCGCCTTTTTGGCTCAGACCGCGTGATTTCTGTCATGGATAAGCTTGGCCACCAGGAAGGCGATGTGATTGAGCACTCAATGGTGACAAAATCAATCGAGCGAGCCCAGCGCCGTGTGGAAGAACAAAACTTCGCGATTCGCAAACGCTTGTTGGAATACGATAATGTGATGAACCAACAGCGCGAGGTTATTTACACGCGCCGCCGAAAAGCGCTGGAGAAAAGACGCCTTCGCATTGAAATTTTTGATTTGCTGAGAGATTACGCGGACAAACACGCAGAGAAATTCTATCAAGCCTTAGACAAAGATGGTTTGGAAGAACAAGTTTTGCGAGAACTTTCTGTTGATATTAAGCTTACCGTCGATGCGTTCGAAAAATTGGGCGAAGATGGCATTGCAGACAAAATCTACAATACGGCTGTTGATTTTTACAAGCGAAAAGAAGAGCTGCTTGGCAATGACATCATGGCGCAAATTGAGAAATATTCTGTTTTGGGCGTTATTGACCAAAAATGGCGGGAGCATTTGCGCGACATCGACGACTTAAAAGAAGGTATTAACCTGCGCGCTTACGGACAGAAAGATCCGCTACTCGAGTACAAACAAGAAGCCTTCAAGCTGTTTGTCGATTTGCTTGAAGAAATTTCGACTGAAACCTTAAGTTTCGCATTTAAACTTTTCCCTCAACAAGCCGCTGAAAGAGCCACCTTCATTCCTGAACGCAGCCGCGTCAGACAGGAGCGTTTAGTTGCACAACACGAAGTGGCTCAAAGTGCCTATGCCACAGCCGCCCCTGCCGCCGAAACGACAACCACAGCCAAAGCCGCTGATGCGGCGCGACAGCAACCACCTGCCGCCGAAAATGAGGAACAAAAACGGCAACCCGTCCACGTTGAAAAAACACCCGGACGAAACGATCCGTGTCCTTGCGGAAGTGGCAAAAAATATAAACACTGTCACGGTCGAAATGCTTAA
- a CDS encoding C25 family cysteine peptidase gives MKFFKIFSIALLLNIGLGASKLFGQSSLLQGSLFKSSTASQSASASSEEDSSTSSGTNLETLTSVTQESKSAVLLEFNFAAPEVETSETSSTNKVSFSQSENQVTSSQSAIPSFSYAIEGKILNAQITSRTYGKSIKNASFSTTSSETTTDRPLGLETENSESNESSSSYTTSSSTSSTKSDIEWHYSGKMRGTDISHLTISPYKYNSKTQSLSYTSAITVQLTLDKSSETDFQVGIDTKKLLQRTPSSRRHFSKSESVLGKNTASKSTAKTTTATSKSTFNSVFSTEIQSSVDILPVTPKYRLIIDEDGVYQIDYYDLIDEGFPSDFFTADPRTIRIFNKGDEIPIYVKGEEDGEFDRSDYIEFIGEANRIGLSDSDRPDMYYDPYTDENVYFLYWESTQTSSNSGLRLVDVPAQIQATIPLKSAFNLTGSSFRSSVHFEENNVTTERMSGFYSIFNQEEYETTRNHSDARDLDFWTSIYHGRASTFDIIIPYPDQSVSSDTAGLRVRAAFHGLSMVALSGEPQNTAVISLGTSSSTFEVTETSWGTNVYSNSNYSRQEKNVVDVKLDISKQRLLDADSADVVQISNTDDISTGSSSRVFYFNWLDITYRRLYRAYNDMLEFTTPPTRRPGTYHFQITDFTTSDIDIYKVGVGKLTNFIVESYVSSEEDETSADGEKYYRAIFQDAVVNPEDVTYIAVSSDQKKDPSRYEEVEPSNLFNQSNKLTDQSNSYDYIIITSDEFINSSNFEKTSNPVRQYKEYRESYLKAIGETGNVLVVTTQAVYDEFNYGIKSPHAIRDFLDYAYHEWAVAPTYVLLLGDASYSTSNDYVPTMHVQTLRFGATAADVWYAMVDGLDESGQLDLLPDMQISRVPARSLSDISAYLEKLENYELYITNSSEATIGTWRNTVVMIAGETGSESIGSSSVRKDAFVTQIDNLLADYVNRGYFVKRIHTNLGRNASSDITFTDIYRGTRSDLRTYLNDGCLILNFLGHGGGGVWSDSQVLTLDGVSDLSNYNTLPFVTSMTCFTGAFDEPQFNALGGTLTEELILAEQKGAIGVISSSGLGWLINDELMANALYEFLLNDKYQGLSITDMMFRAKVSYYLDNIYTWLQAPTMLYQYGVFGDPALRLSSPIVENSSSNYNINWSLETHLVEIGDTLKVTGTVDGITTGIGYGYLADSDNLDVSEDAATLFFIDDGKINAVSNGQLSDTLYISIEEPVQITSTNVSNFSGGLFKVYLQGSDEDEGKDLNGYVSFSSTGTYIHYVEPNQDISTAENTDVKFTAKVESKSTISSIGVLVTLSELDENFEYETISGWQNKFLTATFTSDNVYTTTNAIPGDLLQKGVKVTYSLFVKTATTSYSTSSVSAIVGELPDVAAYSEAKEGLLQFFDNTSIDFYTENNQVVLGATVYNWSGVDANNVIVKFYNDAITNGAPNQNTTPTLSSSAQPIGIDTVDISAESSTLATIPIPDSFVLSETYNIGIRVYVDTSSSYEDDYTNNLSNSNEVTYDLVYVSQSAGDSLKIDTDVTLVYEAAAFSKSGFLQITKVQNPTVTSQPDNEFVRLASQSGTDEDNTYAYTIATSDSNLTISKSIELILKFDMTDDVIDNSSSNAALVYGYFYSENYDRWLKASSQSKTDESTVNMEISEFGEYALMYSSDVSSPVVSLGVEGQYNGSKVFAPKQARIIATVQDQNGVYLDPDFITIILDDDSSDALTSKLTLPQSSSNANSVAVYFDEEFEVGTHEITFIFHDANLNETRSETMEVIVEDDFGLVVYGSFPNPFANDGTDIAYRITGTEGATSFEIKIYTVAGKLINTYSRQNRNTLSFNDDRIKITGDDPGTVGLHVINWNGTDGDGAEVANGVYFCKIKASFNGNAKEDIIKIVRLR, from the coding sequence ATGAAGTTCTTCAAGATTTTTTCAATTGCGCTGTTACTTAATATCGGGTTGGGAGCATCGAAACTATTCGGACAAAGCAGCCTGCTTCAAGGGTCATTATTCAAGTCGAGTACTGCTTCACAAAGTGCGTCGGCCAGTTCAGAAGAAGACTCATCTACAAGTAGTGGAACAAATCTTGAAACTTTAACCAGCGTGACGCAAGAATCGAAAAGCGCCGTCTTGCTGGAATTTAATTTTGCAGCGCCGGAAGTTGAAACAAGTGAAACCTCCTCTACCAATAAGGTTTCCTTCTCACAAAGCGAAAATCAAGTCACAAGCTCTCAGTCGGCAATTCCATCTTTCAGCTATGCCATAGAAGGAAAAATACTGAACGCTCAAATTACAAGCAGAACCTATGGCAAATCGATTAAAAATGCGTCTTTTTCAACGACTTCATCAGAAACCACAACAGATCGTCCTTTAGGACTTGAGACAGAAAACAGCGAAAGTAACGAATCCAGCTCATCCTACACGACATCCTCAAGCACAAGTTCTACAAAAAGCGATATCGAATGGCATTATTCCGGAAAAATGCGCGGCACAGATATTTCCCACCTGACCATTTCTCCTTACAAATACAACAGCAAAACCCAATCACTTAGCTACACAAGCGCGATTACCGTGCAGCTAACGCTGGACAAATCGTCGGAGACCGATTTTCAAGTTGGGATTGATACCAAAAAACTTTTGCAGCGCACGCCGAGTTCGCGTCGCCATTTTTCGAAGTCAGAATCTGTTTTAGGAAAAAACACAGCGTCTAAAAGCACGGCCAAAACAACAACCGCAACCAGCAAAAGCACATTCAATTCTGTTTTTTCAACTGAAATACAGAGCAGCGTTGATATTTTGCCCGTCACCCCCAAATATCGCCTTATCATTGATGAAGATGGCGTTTATCAGATTGATTACTACGACCTGATTGATGAAGGCTTTCCTTCTGATTTCTTTACCGCCGATCCACGCACCATTCGCATTTTCAATAAAGGTGACGAGATTCCGATTTATGTGAAAGGTGAAGAAGATGGGGAATTTGACCGAAGTGATTATATCGAATTTATTGGCGAAGCTAATCGCATTGGCCTTTCCGACTCCGACAGGCCAGACATGTATTATGATCCTTATACTGATGAAAATGTCTATTTCCTCTACTGGGAATCGACGCAAACGAGCTCAAACTCAGGCCTTAGACTGGTAGATGTTCCAGCACAAATTCAAGCGACCATTCCGCTTAAAAGTGCATTCAACCTCACCGGCAGCTCGTTCCGCTCATCTGTTCATTTCGAAGAAAATAATGTTACAACCGAACGCATGAGCGGCTTCTACAGCATTTTCAATCAAGAGGAATACGAAACAACGAGAAATCACTCCGACGCTCGCGATTTGGATTTTTGGACATCTATCTATCACGGGCGCGCAAGCACATTTGACATTATCATTCCGTATCCCGATCAAAGCGTTAGTTCGGATACAGCAGGCTTAAGGGTTCGTGCGGCGTTTCACGGACTCAGCATGGTAGCGCTCAGCGGAGAACCGCAAAATACTGCCGTCATTTCGCTTGGCACTTCATCTTCAACATTTGAAGTCACAGAAACAAGTTGGGGAACAAATGTCTATTCAAACAGCAATTACAGCCGTCAGGAAAAAAATGTTGTTGATGTCAAATTAGATATTTCAAAACAGCGGTTGCTTGACGCCGATAGCGCAGACGTTGTACAAATCAGCAATACCGACGACATTTCCACAGGCAGCAGCTCGCGCGTTTTTTATTTCAATTGGTTGGACATTACCTATCGCAGGCTGTATCGCGCATACAACGACATGCTCGAATTTACAACGCCGCCGACCAGGCGTCCTGGAACTTATCATTTTCAAATCACAGATTTCACGACATCCGATATTGATATTTATAAAGTCGGCGTCGGCAAGCTGACTAACTTTATTGTAGAAAGCTACGTTTCAAGCGAAGAGGACGAAACCTCCGCTGACGGAGAAAAGTATTACCGCGCCATTTTTCAGGACGCTGTTGTCAATCCTGAAGATGTGACATACATCGCCGTTAGTTCCGACCAAAAGAAAGACCCTTCGCGCTATGAAGAGGTGGAACCATCAAACTTGTTCAACCAAAGCAACAAATTAACGGATCAAAGCAACTCTTACGATTATATCATTATTACGTCTGACGAGTTTATCAACAGCAGCAACTTTGAAAAAACCAGCAACCCTGTTCGCCAATATAAAGAGTATCGCGAATCATACTTGAAAGCGATTGGGGAAACCGGCAATGTGTTGGTTGTTACAACGCAAGCCGTTTATGACGAGTTCAACTACGGCATCAAGAGCCCACACGCGATTCGCGACTTCCTTGACTATGCGTATCACGAATGGGCTGTTGCACCCACTTATGTTTTACTTTTAGGCGACGCGTCTTACAGCACTTCCAACGACTATGTTCCGACTATGCACGTGCAAACGCTGCGTTTCGGGGCGACTGCCGCAGATGTTTGGTATGCGATGGTTGACGGACTTGATGAATCTGGCCAGCTCGACCTTTTACCAGACATGCAAATTTCCCGCGTGCCGGCGCGCTCACTTTCAGATATTAGCGCCTATTTAGAAAAACTCGAGAACTACGAACTCTACATTACCAATTCATCTGAAGCCACCATTGGCACATGGCGAAACACCGTTGTGATGATTGCTGGAGAAACGGGTTCGGAAAGCATTGGTAGTTCATCTGTTCGCAAAGACGCCTTTGTCACTCAAATTGACAATTTGTTAGCCGATTATGTCAACCGAGGATACTTTGTAAAACGAATTCATACCAATTTGGGCAGAAATGCCTCATCCGATATCACCTTCACTGATATTTACAGAGGAACTCGCTCCGACTTGCGAACCTATTTAAACGACGGGTGCCTGATTTTAAACTTCTTAGGCCACGGCGGTGGCGGCGTTTGGTCAGATAGCCAAGTGCTAACGCTTGATGGCGTAAGCGACTTGAGCAACTACAATACCCTGCCTTTTGTCACCAGCATGACATGTTTCACAGGCGCATTTGATGAACCGCAATTTAATGCGCTTGGGGGCACACTCACCGAAGAACTCATCCTGGCCGAACAAAAAGGCGCGATCGGAGTGATTTCATCTTCTGGGCTTGGCTGGCTCATCAACGACGAATTGATGGCGAACGCGCTGTATGAATTCCTCTTGAACGATAAATATCAAGGGCTCTCTATTACAGACATGATGTTTCGCGCCAAAGTCTCTTATTACTTAGATAATATTTACACCTGGTTGCAAGCCCCAACCATGCTCTACCAATATGGCGTTTTTGGAGACCCGGCACTTCGCCTCTCATCGCCCATCGTAGAAAACAGCAGCAGCAACTATAACATCAATTGGTCTCTGGAAACTCACTTAGTAGAAATTGGCGATACGCTCAAAGTAACAGGAACAGTTGATGGCATTACTACCGGTATCGGCTATGGATACTTAGCTGATAGCGACAATCTGGATGTTTCGGAAGACGCGGCCACTTTGTTTTTCATCGATGATGGAAAAATCAACGCTGTTTCCAACGGGCAACTATCGGACACGCTTTACATTTCAATTGAAGAACCGGTTCAAATTACCAGCACCAACGTGTCGAATTTTAGCGGCGGATTGTTTAAAGTTTATTTGCAAGGTTCAGACGAGGACGAAGGGAAAGATTTGAACGGTTATGTCTCATTCAGTTCAACAGGAACTTATATTCATTACGTTGAACCCAACCAAGACATTAGCACAGCTGAAAATACTGATGTAAAATTCACGGCAAAGGTCGAATCTAAAAGTACGATTTCGAGCATTGGTGTTCTTGTTACCCTTTCTGAATTGGACGAAAACTTTGAGTATGAAACCATCAGCGGTTGGCAAAATAAATTTTTGACAGCGACATTCACGTCCGACAATGTGTACACGACAACAAACGCCATTCCGGGCGATTTATTACAAAAAGGCGTGAAAGTTACTTATTCGCTTTTTGTTAAAACAGCAACAACTTCTTATAGCACCTCGTCGGTAAGCGCCATTGTTGGCGAACTGCCGGATGTGGCTGCTTACAGTGAAGCGAAAGAAGGGCTGCTCCAATTTTTCGACAATACCAGCATTGATTTTTACACGGAAAATAATCAAGTTGTTTTAGGCGCAACCGTTTATAACTGGAGCGGCGTTGATGCAAACAACGTGATTGTGAAATTTTACAACGATGCCATTACTAATGGCGCACCCAACCAAAATACCACCCCGACTTTAAGTTCTTCCGCACAACCGATTGGCATCGATACGGTGGACATTTCAGCCGAAAGCAGTACACTCGCCACCATTCCGATTCCCGATAGCTTTGTGCTGTCCGAAACCTATAATATTGGGATTCGCGTTTATGTTGATACATCAAGCTCGTATGAGGACGATTACACCAACAACTTATCGAATAGCAATGAAGTTACTTACGACTTGGTGTACGTATCTCAAAGCGCTGGCGACTCTCTGAAAATAGACACTGATGTTACTTTAGTTTATGAGGCGGCGGCCTTTTCAAAAAGCGGATTTCTCCAAATAACCAAGGTTCAAAATCCAACGGTCACCTCGCAGCCCGATAATGAATTTGTTCGCTTGGCCAGCCAAAGTGGAACCGACGAAGACAATACTTACGCTTACACCATTGCAACATCGGACAGCAACTTAACCATCTCGAAATCCATTGAGTTGATTCTTAAGTTTGACATGACCGACGATGTTATCGATAACTCCTCGAGCAATGCCGCTCTTGTGTATGGCTATTTTTACAGTGAAAATTATGACCGCTGGCTAAAAGCGAGTTCGCAAAGCAAGACCGATGAAAGCACCGTGAATATGGAAATCTCGGAATTTGGAGAATATGCCCTGATGTATTCTTCCGACGTTTCAAGCCCGGTTGTCTCTTTAGGCGTTGAAGGGCAATACAACGGTTCAAAAGTTTTTGCGCCCAAACAAGCCAGAATCATCGCAACGGTGCAAGATCAGAATGGCGTTTATCTTGATCCCGATTTTATCACGATTATTCTTGATGATGACAGCTCAGATGCCCTTACGTCAAAACTAACTCTCCCACAATCTTCTTCCAACGCAAACAGCGTGGCCGTTTATTTTGACGAGGAATTTGAAGTTGGCACTCACGAGATTACGTTCATTTTTCATGACGCAAACCTGAATGAAACACGCAGTGAAACAATGGAAGTGATTGTTGAGGATGATTTCGGGTTGGTCGTATATGGCAGCTTTCCAAATCCATTCGCAAACGATGGCACAGATATTGCCTATAGAATTACAGGCACGGAAGGCGCAACTTCATTTGAAATCAAAATCTATACCGTCGCCGGAAAATTGATTAACACCTATTCCCGACAAAATAGAAACACCTTAAGCTTTAATGACGACCGAATCAAAATTACAGGTGATGATCCTGGAACTGTTGGACTTCATGTGATCAATTGGAATGGGACAGATGGTGATGGTGCAGAAGTGGCTAATGGTGTGTACTTTTGCAAAATCAAGGCGAGCTTCAATGGAAATGCCAAAGAAGACATTATTAAGATTGTCCGCCTTCGCTAA